A DNA window from Parabacteroides johnsonii DSM 18315 contains the following coding sequences:
- a CDS encoding ferredoxin domain-containing protein, with protein MIQNEREIRHEHVLQAVRQMMTAARTAPKGKGIDIIEVAMVTDEDIKHLSEELVIMSGETGLKFFLRDADNILQAEAIMIVGTRQQVQGLNCAHCGFPTCVEKPEAVPCAINSVDLGIAIGSACATASDLRLDTRVMFSAGLAAQRLGMLGDCKCVMAIPVSASSKNPFFDRKPKTE; from the coding sequence ATGATACAGAACGAAAGAGAAATACGACACGAGCATGTGTTACAGGCTGTTCGTCAGATGATGACAGCCGCCCGGACAGCTCCGAAAGGGAAAGGCATCGATATTATTGAAGTGGCGATGGTGACGGATGAAGATATCAAACACCTTTCCGAAGAATTAGTTATCATGTCCGGCGAAACCGGTTTGAAATTCTTTCTGCGTGATGCCGACAATATCCTTCAGGCTGAAGCCATCATGATTGTTGGTACGCGTCAGCAGGTGCAGGGCTTGAATTGCGCTCACTGTGGATTCCCGACTTGCGTGGAGAAGCCGGAAGCCGTTCCTTGTGCGATCAATTCGGTGGACTTGGGTATTGCGATCGGTTCAGCTTGTGCCACGGCTTCGGATTTGCGTCTGGATACGCGCGTGATGTTTAGCGCCGGTCTGGCTGCACAGCGTTTGGGGATGTTGGGCGATTGTAAGTGCGTGATGGCGATCCCGGTGAGCGCGTCGTCGAAAAATCCGTTCTTTGATCGAAAACCAAAAACAGAGTAA
- the radA gene encoding DNA repair protein RadA, giving the protein MAKAKTVYVCSNCGADSPKWIGKCPSCGEWNTYVEEIVAKEPAGKRVGTGFIRPDGAGPVRPVLLRDITSEEETRIDLGDQELNRVLGGGLVKGSLVLIGGEPGIGKSTLVLQTVLGLKGLRTLYVSGEESSRQLKLRADRIMHENPDCFILCETNLEQIFVQTRNVQPDLLIIDSIQTIYTEVVESSPGSVSQVRECSAAILKYAKESGTPVLLIGHINKEGSIAGPKVLEHIVDTVLQFEGDQHYMYRILRSIKNRFGSTAELGIYEMRQDGLREVSNPSELLLTQNHEGLSGVAIAAAIEGIRPFLIETQALVSSAVYGTPQRSATGFDLRRMNMLLAVLEKRAGFKLIQKDVFLNIAGGLKVNDPAIDLAVISAVLSSSLDISIEPGICMCGEVGLSGEIRPVNRIEQRILEAEKLGFSRIIIPHNNLKGFDTSKCKMQIVQVRKVEEAFRQLFG; this is encoded by the coding sequence ATGGCAAAAGCAAAAACAGTATATGTCTGCTCCAACTGTGGGGCTGATTCTCCGAAATGGATCGGGAAATGTCCTTCTTGTGGGGAGTGGAACACGTATGTCGAGGAGATCGTGGCAAAAGAACCGGCCGGAAAGCGTGTCGGAACGGGATTTATCCGTCCTGATGGAGCCGGTCCTGTGCGTCCTGTACTGCTTCGGGACATCACTTCCGAAGAAGAAACGCGCATCGACCTTGGTGATCAGGAGTTGAACCGCGTCCTCGGTGGTGGCCTGGTGAAAGGATCACTGGTCCTGATCGGCGGCGAACCGGGAATCGGTAAGTCTACTCTTGTCCTGCAAACCGTCTTGGGACTGAAGGGACTCCGCACGCTTTATGTCTCCGGTGAAGAGAGCAGCCGCCAGTTGAAACTTCGTGCCGACCGCATCATGCATGAGAACCCGGATTGCTTCATCCTCTGCGAAACCAATCTTGAACAGATATTTGTCCAGACCCGTAACGTTCAACCTGATCTCCTGATTATCGACTCGATACAAACGATTTATACGGAGGTGGTCGAATCTTCTCCCGGAAGTGTATCGCAGGTACGTGAGTGTAGTGCTGCCATCCTGAAATATGCGAAAGAGAGTGGCACGCCCGTCCTCCTGATCGGCCATATCAATAAGGAAGGAAGCATTGCCGGGCCGAAGGTTCTTGAACATATCGTTGACACTGTCCTTCAGTTCGAGGGTGACCAGCATTATATGTACCGGATACTCAGGAGCATCAAGAACCGTTTCGGAAGTACGGCTGAATTAGGCATCTACGAGATGCGCCAAGACGGGCTTCGAGAAGTCAGTAACCCTTCCGAACTGCTATTGACGCAGAATCACGAAGGGCTGAGCGGAGTGGCTATTGCGGCGGCGATCGAAGGGATCCGTCCTTTCCTGATCGAGACGCAGGCGCTGGTGAGTTCGGCCGTTTACGGGACCCCACAGCGCAGCGCGACGGGGTTTGATCTCAGACGTATGAATATGTTGCTCGCGGTACTCGAAAAGCGTGCTGGGTTCAAGTTGATACAGAAAGATGTCTTTTTGAATATTGCCGGCGGACTAAAGGTGAACGATCCGGCGATCGACTTGGCGGTGATCAGTGCGGTTCTTTCTTCCAGTCTCGACATTTCAATCGAACCGGGTATCTGTATGTGCGGCGAGGTGGGACTTTCGGGCGAGATCCGTCCGGTGAACCGCATCGAGCAGCGTATCCTGGAAGCGGAAAAATTAGGTTTCTCGCGCATTATCATCCCGCACAATAACCTGAAAGGCTTCGACACGTCCAAGTGCAAGATGCAAATTGTGCAAGTGCGCAAGGTAGAAGAGGCTTTCCGGCAATTGTTCGGATAA
- a CDS encoding TolC family protein gives MKKNMSIKIIAAACLCAAIGLTACKAPQLSPDGERAALPEGDGHTYDTAFVKPLEWNVFFQDSILQGYVEVALKNNHSFKQSMERVTMSRANLQRAKGLLLPEVGLGIGASVNRFGEYTMDGVGNSETNVPSLSKDKHIPDPYRDFGLFLNFQWEADIWGKLTRKKQAAAARWMASVEATRFAQSVLISELAVHYYELIGLDKRRDVLEEAHISSKRSYELTRQLKKEGAETQLAVDQFHARMLLIESKLLENDQLIGEKERAIACLLGVFPFEIRRMSFEELRQIPFPLSDGVPANMLTLRPDVRAAEMELLASKADVMAAKAAFYPSLVLGAGGGFNSFDVGKWFTAPASLVYDLAAGITAPIFQRNQIRSMWEEARASQRIALSQYHETALKAYTEVLDLYCAGLNQVERVRLKEVETVAHQRSVTNANELFKLNYVGFLEVLSANERYLDSELERIDIITDLCRKKILLYRALGGGC, from the coding sequence ATGAAGAAGAATATGAGTATTAAGATAATCGCTGCAGCTTGCCTGTGTGCCGCGATCGGCCTTACTGCTTGCAAGGCTCCGCAGCTTTCTCCGGACGGGGAACGTGCCGCACTGCCGGAAGGAGATGGGCATACCTATGACACTGCATTTGTAAAGCCGTTGGAGTGGAATGTGTTTTTCCAGGATTCCATCTTGCAGGGATACGTGGAGGTCGCTTTGAAGAATAACCATTCGTTCAAGCAAAGCATGGAACGGGTGACGATGAGCCGGGCCAACCTGCAACGGGCAAAAGGCTTACTGTTGCCGGAGGTTGGTCTCGGTATCGGGGCTTCGGTCAACCGTTTCGGTGAATATACAATGGACGGCGTGGGGAACAGCGAGACTAATGTTCCTTCCCTGTCGAAAGACAAACATATCCCGGACCCTTACCGCGATTTCGGACTTTTTCTGAATTTCCAGTGGGAAGCGGATATATGGGGGAAGCTGACACGTAAGAAACAGGCGGCTGCAGCCCGCTGGATGGCTTCGGTCGAGGCAACCCGTTTTGCGCAGTCGGTCCTGATTTCCGAATTAGCTGTCCACTATTATGAACTGATCGGTTTGGATAAGCGCCGGGATGTGTTGGAAGAGGCCCATATCAGTTCCAAACGTTCGTACGAGTTGACTCGCCAGTTGAAGAAGGAGGGAGCTGAGACGCAGTTGGCTGTCGACCAGTTTCATGCCCGTATGCTACTGATAGAAAGCAAACTGTTGGAAAATGACCAACTGATCGGGGAGAAAGAGCGTGCGATAGCCTGTCTGTTAGGTGTCTTTCCGTTTGAAATCAGGCGTATGAGTTTTGAAGAACTGCGTCAGATCCCTTTTCCGCTTTCAGACGGTGTTCCGGCGAATATGCTGACCTTGCGTCCTGACGTGCGGGCCGCCGAGATGGAATTGTTGGCTTCAAAGGCGGATGTGATGGCGGCTAAAGCGGCTTTCTACCCTTCGTTGGTGCTGGGTGCGGGAGGCGGCTTCAATAGCTTTGACGTGGGCAAATGGTTTACTGCACCTGCTTCGCTGGTCTACGACCTGGCAGCAGGGATTACTGCGCCTATTTTCCAGCGGAACCAGATTCGTTCGATGTGGGAGGAGGCGCGTGCTTCGCAACGGATTGCCTTGTCGCAATATCATGAAACGGCCTTGAAAGCTTATACGGAAGTATTGGATTTGTATTGTGCCGGCTTGAACCAAGTGGAGCGTGTACGCCTGAAAGAGGTGGAAACCGTAGCCCACCAACGTTCGGTCACCAATGCCAATGAGCTTTTCAAGTTGAACTATGTCGGCTTCCTCGAAGTGCTCTCCGCCAACGAACGTTATCTGGATAGCGAGTTGGAACGTATCGACATCATCACCGACCTTTGCCGGAAAAAGATCCTTCTCTACCGGGCGTTGGGCGGTGGTTGCTAA
- a CDS encoding efflux RND transporter permease subunit, with protein sequence MFEIFIRRPILSGVISVVIVFLGLLAITSLPITQFPDIVPPSVTVTARYTGANADVMAKTVATPLERAINGVPGMTYMTTVCTNDGMSLTTIYFKVGTDPDVASVNVQNRVTTVLDELPEEVIRAGVITEKEVNSMLMYLNIMSTDSSHTEKFVYNFADINILRELKRIDGVGFVEIMGSRDYAMRVWLNPNRLAAYNMSPQEVTAAIRSQNIEAAPGKTGISSDKIPQQLQYVLQYSGKFSTPEEYGEIVLKALPDGSVLRLKDVATIEFDSEDYNMISMTDGKPSASIMIKQRPGSNAREVIQNIKAKMEEIKESSFAPGMDYNISYDVSRFLDASISVVLRTLLEAFLLVFIVVYLFLQDFRSTLIPAIAVPVSLVGTFFFMQMLGFSINMLTLFALVLAIGIVVDNAIVVVEAVHVKMHNEKLPPAKATEAAIREIGGAIIAITLVMSAVFVPVGFMSGTVGIFYRQFSLTLAVAIVISGVNALTLSPALCALMLKPVSRDKKVKKSLLARFFDGFNKRYDHLERRYKINLRLFLNRRFLTYATLIVFCLATWGMTFVLPSGFIPNEDQGMIYVNVDAPPGATLERSEAALSKVQAALLPLEEVETVSTLAGYSLMTETEGASFGMGMINLKPWNEREQTAEELMRVYADRVSHIKDADIQFFLPPTVPGFGNASGFELRLQDKTAGTFAELDEVAKSFVAKLNADPRLSGVTSGFNPNFPQYLLRVDLAKAAKLGIDVNESMETLQSYVGSFYSSNFVRFGQMYKVMLQAAPEYRMNPEDLFGLYAKNKEGNMVPYSNFMTMERVYGPSQITRYNLFTSAMITGEQAPGVSSGEALEAVEEIAAEVLPRGYDIEWSGVAREEKESGGQSLVIFAICLVFVYLLLAAQYESLLLPLPVILSLPAGVFGSFLLLYAVGLENNIYAQVALVMLIGLLGKNAILIIEVANQCRKEGVSIMGAAIQGATSRLRPILMTSFAFISGLIPLAIASGAGALGNRSIGTAAAGGMLIGTFVGIFLIPGLYVIFESLATYLKEKKQKANEEEYEY encoded by the coding sequence ATGTTTGAGATATTCATCAGACGCCCGATTCTGTCTGGTGTCATTTCTGTTGTGATTGTTTTTCTGGGTTTGTTGGCTATTACCTCTTTGCCGATTACCCAGTTTCCCGATATTGTTCCGCCTTCCGTTACGGTGACGGCCCGTTATACGGGAGCCAATGCCGATGTGATGGCTAAAACTGTGGCGACTCCCTTGGAACGTGCTATCAATGGTGTGCCTGGAATGACCTATATGACGACCGTTTGTACGAACGACGGTATGTCGCTGACGACGATCTATTTCAAAGTAGGAACCGATCCGGATGTCGCTTCCGTGAATGTGCAAAACCGTGTGACGACAGTCCTCGACGAACTTCCCGAAGAAGTGATCCGTGCCGGTGTGATTACCGAGAAAGAGGTAAACAGTATGTTGATGTATCTGAACATCATGAGTACGGACAGTTCGCATACCGAGAAGTTCGTGTACAATTTCGCCGATATCAATATCCTGCGTGAGCTGAAGCGAATCGACGGTGTCGGTTTTGTCGAGATTATGGGGAGCCGCGATTATGCGATGCGTGTGTGGCTGAACCCTAACCGACTGGCAGCCTATAATATGTCGCCGCAGGAGGTGACAGCCGCTATCCGTTCGCAAAACATCGAAGCGGCTCCGGGTAAGACCGGTATCAGTTCGGATAAGATTCCGCAGCAGTTACAGTATGTATTGCAATATAGCGGGAAGTTCAGCACTCCCGAAGAATATGGGGAGATCGTGTTGAAGGCGTTACCGGATGGTTCGGTCCTCCGGTTGAAGGATGTGGCGACGATCGAATTCGACTCGGAAGATTATAATATGATTTCCATGACCGACGGCAAGCCCTCGGCCTCTATCATGATCAAGCAGCGTCCGGGTTCGAATGCTCGAGAGGTGATCCAGAATATCAAAGCCAAGATGGAGGAAATCAAGGAAAGCAGTTTTGCTCCCGGAATGGATTATAATATATCGTATGATGTTTCGCGATTTCTGGACGCTTCGATTTCGGTTGTGCTCCGGACGCTGTTGGAAGCCTTTTTGCTGGTGTTTATCGTGGTATATTTGTTCCTGCAGGATTTCCGTTCGACGTTGATTCCGGCGATAGCCGTTCCTGTTTCGCTTGTCGGGACTTTCTTCTTCATGCAGATGTTGGGCTTCTCCATCAATATGCTGACGTTGTTCGCGCTGGTACTGGCAATCGGTATCGTGGTTGATAATGCCATTGTTGTGGTGGAGGCGGTGCATGTGAAGATGCACAACGAGAAACTTCCACCGGCAAAAGCCACCGAAGCTGCCATCCGTGAGATCGGTGGGGCGATTATTGCCATTACCCTGGTGATGTCTGCCGTATTCGTCCCGGTAGGCTTTATGTCTGGTACGGTCGGTATTTTCTACCGTCAGTTCTCATTGACGCTGGCGGTGGCGATTGTCATTTCGGGTGTGAATGCCCTGACGCTGTCTCCTGCACTCTGCGCCTTGATGCTGAAGCCTGTCTCGCGTGACAAAAAGGTGAAGAAAAGTTTGTTGGCGCGTTTCTTCGACGGATTCAATAAGCGCTACGATCATCTGGAACGCCGTTATAAGATCAATCTGCGTTTGTTCCTGAACAGACGTTTCCTGACGTATGCGACGTTGATTGTTTTCTGCCTGGCAACATGGGGTATGACGTTTGTGCTGCCTTCGGGCTTTATTCCCAATGAAGATCAGGGAATGATTTATGTGAACGTCGATGCACCTCCCGGAGCGACCCTCGAACGTTCGGAGGCTGCTTTGAGCAAAGTGCAGGCCGCCTTGTTGCCATTGGAAGAAGTGGAAACAGTTTCCACATTGGCAGGCTATAGTTTAATGACGGAGACGGAAGGAGCCAGCTTCGGCATGGGGATGATCAACCTGAAACCTTGGAATGAACGTGAACAGACAGCTGAAGAGCTGATGCGCGTCTATGCCGACCGTGTGTCGCATATCAAGGATGCGGATATCCAGTTCTTCCTCCCGCCGACGGTTCCCGGTTTCGGTAATGCCAGCGGTTTCGAACTTCGTTTGCAGGATAAGACTGCTGGGACATTTGCCGAATTGGACGAGGTGGCCAAATCGTTTGTGGCCAAACTGAATGCCGATCCCCGTCTGTCGGGTGTCACATCCGGTTTCAATCCGAACTTCCCGCAATATCTGCTGCGGGTCGATCTGGCCAAAGCGGCAAAATTAGGAATCGATGTGAACGAGTCGATGGAAACTTTGCAATCATACGTCGGGAGTTTCTATTCTTCCAACTTCGTCCGTTTCGGGCAAATGTACAAGGTAATGTTGCAGGCTGCTCCCGAATATCGTATGAATCCGGAGGATCTGTTCGGCTTGTATGCTAAAAATAAAGAGGGAAATATGGTTCCGTATTCCAACTTCATGACAATGGAACGCGTATACGGTCCGAGCCAGATTACCCGTTACAACCTGTTTACTTCGGCCATGATTACCGGTGAACAGGCACCGGGAGTCAGCTCGGGTGAAGCCTTGGAAGCCGTAGAGGAGATTGCTGCCGAAGTGTTGCCGCGCGGCTACGATATAGAATGGTCCGGTGTTGCCCGCGAAGAGAAAGAATCCGGTGGACAATCCTTGGTTATTTTCGCGATCTGTCTGGTCTTCGTCTATCTTCTTCTGGCGGCCCAGTATGAAAGCCTTTTGCTGCCGCTTCCGGTTATCCTCTCACTTCCGGCGGGTGTGTTCGGATCATTCCTTTTGCTGTATGCGGTGGGACTGGAAAATAATATTTATGCCCAAGTGGCATTAGTGATGCTGATCGGTCTCTTGGGCAAGAATGCGATCCTGATTATCGAGGTGGCGAACCAGTGCCGCAAAGAAGGTGTCAGTATTATGGGAGCGGCCATCCAGGGGGCTACCAGCCGCTTGCGTCCGATCCTGATGACCTCTTTTGCCTTCATTAGCGGTTTGATCCCGTTGGCGATAGCCAGTGGCGCTGGTGCTTTGGGCAATCGCTCCATCGGGACGGCAGCGGCTGGAGGTATGCTGATCGGTACGTTCGTGGGGATCTTCCTGATACCGGGGCTTTATGTGATATTTGAATCGTTGGCAACTTACTTAAAGGAAAAGAAACAAAAAGCAAATGAAGAAGAATATGAGTATTAA
- a CDS encoding KamA family radical SAM protein: MIKRRLLSYDISQLTKAFKKDFPQLVTMAEESESAALFKEALRSFVSSRIDRTVGGSNMGNVVAKRIFLLIEHDGMMVSELSTGEEIPVRTITCLWQFLAGKLEEDVSPDFFIDLYRQFELLEKPEEIVPDRSLVKRQMNRWPTGLDEEVMAIRHSNKERIIAGLICKIERCHAPTSRFQFTEEMSYAEKYVKVQEWWNTGRFHLAMAFKSPTELNYFLGGSLSAGTMDLLARARKKGMPFFVTPYYLSLLNTNTSGYDDATIRSYILYSEELVDTYGRIKAWEKEDIVVSGQPNAAGWLLPEGHNIHRRYPEVAILIPDSMGRACGGLCASCQRMYDFQSERLNFDFESLKPKEAWDKKLRRLMRYFEEDAQLRDILITGGDALMSQNATLCNILDAVYKMAVRKRKANESRPKGEKYAELQRVRLGSRLLAYLPLRITDELVDILRSFKDKASRVGVTQFIIQTHFQSPLEVTPEAKKAIEAILSAGWIITNQMVYTVAASRRGHAAKLRQTLNAMGVVCYYTFSVKGFHENYAVFTPNSRSLQKQQEEKIFGLIPKEKQKELYRLIRYERPLGKKLSGFLKENHLLFAATDRSVLNLPAIGKSMTFRTVGLTPEGKRILKFDHDTGRRHSPIIDRMGEVYIVENKSVAAYLRQLQDMGEDVREYISIWNYFEGVTELRFSIYEYPDYPFDVTEKMTNLEL, from the coding sequence ATGATTAAAAGAAGATTACTTTCGTATGACATTTCGCAATTGACAAAAGCATTTAAAAAAGATTTTCCCCAACTGGTAACGATGGCGGAAGAAAGTGAGAGCGCAGCGCTTTTTAAAGAAGCCTTGCGCTCTTTTGTTTCTTCCCGTATTGACAGGACGGTTGGTGGGAGCAATATGGGAAATGTCGTGGCGAAGCGTATTTTTCTGTTGATCGAACATGACGGTATGATGGTCTCCGAGCTTTCGACAGGTGAGGAGATACCAGTACGGACGATTACCTGCCTGTGGCAGTTCTTGGCCGGGAAGCTGGAGGAAGATGTTTCGCCGGACTTCTTTATCGACCTGTACCGGCAATTCGAATTGCTGGAGAAGCCGGAGGAAATCGTTCCGGACCGTTCGCTTGTCAAACGGCAGATGAACCGTTGGCCGACCGGACTGGACGAGGAGGTGATGGCGATCCGTCACTCCAACAAAGAGCGAATCATTGCTGGGTTGATATGTAAGATCGAACGGTGTCATGCCCCGACCTCTCGGTTCCAGTTTACGGAAGAGATGAGCTATGCCGAGAAATACGTCAAAGTGCAGGAATGGTGGAATACTGGCCGTTTCCATCTTGCGATGGCTTTCAAAAGCCCGACGGAACTGAACTATTTTCTTGGCGGTTCCCTGTCGGCTGGAACGATGGACCTGTTGGCACGTGCCCGTAAGAAAGGCATGCCGTTTTTTGTGACTCCTTATTACCTTTCCCTGCTGAACACGAATACAAGCGGATATGACGATGCAACCATCCGCTCTTATATCCTTTATTCGGAAGAGCTGGTCGATACATACGGCCGGATCAAGGCGTGGGAGAAAGAAGATATTGTCGTGTCCGGACAGCCAAATGCCGCAGGGTGGTTGTTGCCGGAAGGACACAACATACACCGTCGTTATCCGGAAGTGGCGATCTTAATCCCCGATTCGATGGGGCGTGCCTGTGGCGGGCTGTGTGCTTCCTGCCAGCGGATGTATGATTTCCAAAGCGAGCGTTTGAATTTTGATTTCGAATCCTTGAAACCAAAGGAGGCATGGGATAAGAAACTGCGTCGGTTGATGCGCTATTTTGAAGAGGATGCGCAGCTCAGGGATATCTTGATTACTGGAGGTGACGCGTTGATGAGTCAGAACGCGACGCTCTGTAACATACTTGATGCCGTCTATAAGATGGCGGTCCGAAAACGAAAAGCTAACGAGAGTCGTCCCAAAGGGGAGAAGTACGCTGAGTTACAACGGGTCCGCTTGGGGTCTCGCCTGCTTGCCTACTTGCCTCTCAGAATCACGGACGAACTAGTCGACATCTTGAGGAGTTTCAAAGATAAAGCCTCACGTGTCGGTGTTACGCAGTTTATTATCCAGACACATTTTCAATCCCCGTTGGAGGTCACGCCGGAAGCAAAAAAGGCGATCGAGGCGATTCTCTCCGCCGGTTGGATCATCACCAACCAGATGGTCTACACCGTTGCCGCTTCTCGGCGTGGGCATGCGGCAAAACTTCGTCAGACGTTGAATGCGATGGGGGTGGTGTGCTATTACACTTTTTCGGTTAAGGGTTTTCACGAGAACTATGCCGTGTTCACTCCCAATAGCCGTTCTTTACAGAAACAGCAAGAAGAGAAAATTTTCGGCCTTATCCCCAAAGAGAAGCAGAAGGAACTGTATCGGCTGATCCGCTATGAGCGACCCTTAGGAAAGAAATTGTCCGGTTTTTTAAAAGAGAACCATCTTCTTTTTGCTGCCACCGACCGTAGTGTGTTGAATCTTCCTGCCATCGGCAAAAGCATGACTTTTCGGACGGTCGGTTTGACGCCTGAGGGGAAGCGTATCCTGAAATTCGACCACGACACTGGACGCCGTCACAGCCCGATTATCGATCGGATGGGAGAAGTCTACATCGTTGAGAACAAGTCCGTCGCCGCCTACCTGCGCCAGTTACAGGATATGGGTGAAGATGTGCGGGAGTATATCAGTATTTGGAATTATTTCGAGGGGGTGACTGAACTTCGTTTCAGTATTTACGAATACCCCGACTATCCATTTGATGTTACAGAAAAGATGACAAATCTTGAACTATAA
- a CDS encoding carbon-nitrogen hydrolase family protein: MEHAPKINKVEVRTLQMADYRQLSQSFTRVYSDGSDVFWTREQIKKLITIFPEGQVVTVVDDKIVGCALSIIVDYDKVKNDHTYAFVTGNETFNTHNPKGNILYGIEVFIHPDYRGLRLARRMYDYRKELCESLNLKAIMFGGRIPNYHKYADTMRPKEYIDKVRKREIYDPVLTFQISNDFHVRKVMTNYLPNDEESKHYATLLQWDNIYYQPTPEIVSTKTTVRVGLVQWQMRPYKGLDDVFEQVEFFVDAVSDYKSDFILFPEYFNAPLMAKFNHMSESEAIRELAKYTDEMLNRFINLAISYNINIITGSMPLIKDDGLYNVGFLCRRDGSYETYEKVHITPDEAKSWGLSGGKMVQTFETDCAKIGVLICYDVEFPELSRIMADQGMQILFVPFLTDTQNAYSRVRVCAQARAIENECFVVIAGSVGNLPRVHNMDIQYAQSGVFTPCDFAFPTDGKRAEATPNTEMILVSDVDLDLLNELHTYGSVRNLKDRRHDLYEVKMKRK, translated from the coding sequence ATGGAACATGCTCCTAAGATTAACAAAGTAGAGGTCCGCACTTTGCAGATGGCGGACTACCGACAATTATCTCAATCTTTTACAAGAGTTTATTCAGACGGCTCGGATGTGTTTTGGACACGTGAGCAAATCAAGAAGTTAATCACTATTTTCCCGGAAGGGCAGGTGGTTACGGTCGTGGATGATAAGATCGTGGGGTGCGCCTTGTCTATCATCGTCGATTACGACAAGGTAAAGAACGACCATACTTACGCCTTTGTTACTGGAAACGAAACCTTTAATACGCATAATCCAAAAGGCAATATCCTGTATGGAATAGAGGTCTTTATCCATCCCGATTACCGGGGCCTGCGTTTGGCACGGCGTATGTATGATTATCGGAAGGAATTGTGTGAAAGCCTGAATTTGAAAGCGATTATGTTCGGCGGACGTATCCCGAATTATCATAAATATGCGGATACGATGCGCCCGAAGGAATATATTGATAAGGTCCGTAAAAGAGAAATTTATGATCCGGTGCTGACTTTTCAAATATCGAATGATTTCCATGTTCGTAAAGTGATGACGAATTATTTGCCGAACGATGAGGAATCCAAACATTATGCGACTCTGTTGCAATGGGACAACATTTATTATCAGCCGACTCCGGAAATAGTTTCGACCAAGACGACTGTTCGCGTCGGCCTTGTCCAGTGGCAGATGCGGCCTTACAAGGGGCTCGATGACGTGTTCGAACAGGTGGAATTTTTCGTGGATGCCGTGTCTGATTATAAGAGCGATTTTATACTTTTCCCCGAATACTTCAATGCCCCTTTGATGGCTAAGTTCAATCACATGAGCGAGTCGGAAGCGATTCGTGAGCTGGCGAAATACACGGACGAGATGCTGAATCGTTTCATCAACTTGGCGATCAGCTACAACATCAATATCATTACCGGGAGCATGCCGTTGATCAAAGACGACGGGTTGTATAACGTCGGTTTTCTCTGTCGCCGCGACGGTAGTTATGAGACGTACGAGAAAGTGCATATCACGCCCGATGAAGCGAAGAGCTGGGGACTTTCCGGCGGTAAGATGGTGCAGACTTTCGAAACGGACTGTGCCAAGATCGGTGTCCTGATCTGCTACGATGTCGAATTTCCAGAACTGTCGCGTATCATGGCGGACCAGGGGATGCAGATTCTGTTTGTGCCCTTCCTTACCGATACGCAGAACGCCTATTCGCGTGTCCGTGTTTGTGCGCAGGCACGTGCGATCGAAAACGAATGCTTTGTCGTCATAGCAGGTAGTGTCGGCAACTTGCCCCGCGTCCATAATATGGATATTCAGTATGCACAGTCAGGTGTTTTCACTCCGTGCGATTTTGCTTTTCCGACAGACGGTAAAAGAGCTGAGGCGACTCCGAATACGGAAATGATCCTGGTGTCGGATGTGGACCTCGATTTGCTGAATGAGTTGCACACGTACGGAAGTGTCCGCAATTTGAAAGATCGCCGGCACGACCTGTATGAAGTGAAGATGAAGCGGAAGTAG